CCGGTCGACAGCAGGACCGGCGCGAGAAAGCCGCCGGCGGTGCCCATGAACGCGAGCGGCAGTGCGTTCTGCCGCACTGCGAGGAACGCGCTCAGCGCGCACACCGCAACCATCAGCGGGAACGCGGCGCCGACGGGCAGCAGTGTGTACAGCTTGGTCGCGGCGAAGATCGTCAGGTACAGGATGCCGACGCCTCCGCCCTGCAGCACGAGCCCGTACGCCGCGCGGCGCGTACGGACGCGCCAGCCGATCGCGAGCAGCGCGGCCGCGGCGAGCGCGGTGCCGGCGAGGCGGAATTCGATCGGCAGCATGTTGTTGTCGGCCGCGTACTTGAGCAGGAACGCGACGCCGAAGAACAGCACGATGATCCCGACGCGCACGACCGTGTTACCGCCGAGCAGCCAGTCGCGTGCGGCGCGGAATGCGCGCTCGACGAGGTCGGGTTCGCGCGGCTTGGGCGGGGCGGGAGGAACCGACGGTGCGGGGGGCGGAGCAGCAGGTGTTTCGCTCGCGCGGATCGCGGCGGCCGGTGTCGGTGCCGGCGTGGCGGTGCGAGCGGGTGTGGGAGCCGGTGCCGATGCGGATGCCGGTGCGTCCGAGCGTGCGGCGGCCGGCTGGGCAGGCGCGCGCGGCGGCAGGGCGACCGAAGGCGGGACGGGTGCGGACGGGGTGGCAGAGGCAGTACCGGTGGGCGTGTGCACGGTCGCGTCAGTCGTGGCCGTGCCGGCCTTCGTGCCGGCCAGCTGGCCACGCAGCGATGCGATTTCGCGCGTCAGCGTTTCGACGGTCGCTTCGAGGCGCGCGACGCGCTCGGCCAGCGGAACCGGCGGCTGGGCGGGCGGCGCCTGCATCGCGAACGGGGCGGGTGTCGCGCCTTTGGCCTTGCGCTTGCGCTGTTGCAGCGTGTTGTCGAGGCAGAACCCGATCGCGGCGCCGAGCACTGCGCCGGTGATGGCGGAGAAATCCCCGATCAATGCGGCAATCCCGCCCACGATGAAGCCGATTGCGGTAAAAGCCCAGTTCATCTCGCCTTGCTCCCTCTCTCGTATCGTTATCGGCCTGCGATCGGATGTTTGCCGATCGAGGCGGTATCGGCATGGCCGGCAGGCGAACCGGCATGCGCTGCTGATCACGGTGGCCGTAATGGCGGCCTGCGTCCCGATCAGCCTGTTGGCGGGGAATGTATCACAGCGGCCGTTGCGGATTTTCCGGGTTGGCGCGGTATCGCGGCGTGCACCGTCCGGTGTCGCCGCGCGGCTTTTTGTACGGTCATGCTTTTTACTGGTGGATGCGATGCGCTTTCGTCTGAGCAGATCGACGCGTGATCGGACGTGAAATTGTCGTAAAGCGACGCGTGCCCGATGCGAATTGGCGCAAAGCGCAGCGCGATATGTGCCGCGCTGCTGCGCACAAGTCCGGCGCGCGATGCCCGCCGTTGTTGGCCGTGCGCGTATTGCGCCGCCGCAATCGGGTGCCGCCGCGTGCAGCGGCCCGCCCGGCGGGGCTGGAGGCCGTGTCGTATTTGCGCAAGCGTTTGTCGTAATTCGTCGGCAGGTCGGGGTTTTTTCTGGCAACTATGTAGGCACGCTAAGACAAGCGCGAGTCCCCGCTACACGAGGAGAAGGTTTCGATGGATGCCCCCAAGGTCGTGGTCGAAGGTCTGTGCAAGGTGTTTGGAAGCAACCCGCAGCAGGCGCTCGACATGCTCGCCGCCGGCGCGACGAAGGACGATGTGCTCAAGCGCACCGGCCAGGTCGTCGGCGTGCACAACGTCTCCTTCGATGTGCAGGAAGGCGAAATTTTCGTGCTGATGGGCCTGTCCGGTTCCGGCAAGTCGACGCTGATCCGCCTCGTGAACCGGCTGGTCGATCCCAGCGCCGGCAAGGTGATGATCGACGGGCTCGACGTCGCGTCGGCACGCCGCTCGGCGCTGACCGCGCTGCGCCGCAAGGACATGAGCATGGTGTTTCAGTCGTTCGCGCTGATGCCGCATCGCTCCGTGGTGTCGAATGCCGCATTCGGCCTCGAAGTCGCGGGTGTCAGCAAGAAAGAACGCGAACGCCGCGCGATGGAGGTGCTCGAGCAGGTCGGCCTCGCACCGTTCTCGCACAAGCTGCCGTCCGAGCTGTCGGGCGGGATGCAGCAGCGCGTCGGCCTCGCCCGCGCGCTGGCCGTGAACCCGTCGCTGATGATCATGGACGAGGCGTTCTCCGCACTCGATCCGCTCAAGCGCCGCGAAATGCAGGATGTGCTGCTGCAACTGCAGAAGGAACAGCGCCGCACGATCATGTTCGTGTCGCACGATCTGGAAGAAGCGCTGCGTATCGGCAACCGCATCGCGATCATGGAAGGCGGCCGGCTCGTGCAGGTCGGCACGCCGCAGGACATCATCGCGAACCCGGCCGACGATTATGTCCGCGCGTTCTTCGACGGGATCGACACCAGCCGCTACCTGACGGCCGGCGACCTGATGCAGACGGGCGCCGTGCCGATCGTATCGAAGTGCGATGCCGCGAACGTCGCGGCGACGCTGAACGGCAGCGCCGACTATGCGTTCGTGCTTGATGCGCAACGCAAGATTCGCGGCTTCGTCACGCGCGATGCGATCGGTCAGGCCACGCCGTCCGTGAGCCCGATCGAATCCATCCGGCGCGATGCGTCGCTCGAACATGTCGTCGCGCGCGTGGTCGCGAGCCCGAATGCGCTGCCGGTCGTCGACGACGACGGCTGCTACTGCGGCTCGGTCGATCGTGCGCTCATCCTGAAGGCCATCACGCGTTCGCGAGGTTCCCATGTCTGAAATGATTCCGCTCGGTACCTGGGTCGACCAGTCCGTTCACTACCTGCTCGACCACGACGCAAAAACGTTCGACGCGATCGGCCAGGCGATCGAGGGGCTCGCGGCATTCGTCGAGCATGGCCTGCAGGCGATCCCGATGTGGATGATGATGGCCATCTTCATCGGCATCGGGCTGTGGCGGGTGGGCTGGCGCTTCGCGCTGTTCACCACCGCGTCGCTGCTGCTGATCTTCGCGACGGGCTTCTGGGACCAGACGGTCATCACGCTCGGCCTCACGCTGTCGTCGACGATCATCAGCCTCGTGCTCGGCATCCCGCTCGGCATCTGGGCCGCGAAGAGCAAGTGGGTCGCCGCGATCGTGCGCCCGATCCTCGACCTGATGCAGACGATGCCCGCATTCGTCTACCTGATTCCGGCTGCGATGCTGTTCGGTCTCGGCCGCGTGCCGGGGATCCTGTCGACGGTGATCTTCGCGATGCCGCCCGCGGTGCGCCTGACGAGCCTCGGTATCCGCCACGTGAACCGCGAGATCGTCGAGGCCGGCCAGGCTTTCGGCTGCACGCCGTGGCAGCTGCTGTACAAGGTGCAGTTCCCGAATGCGCTGCCGTCGATCATGCAGGGCGTGAACCAGACGATCATGATGGCGCTGTCGATGGTGATCATCGCGTCGATGGTCGGCGCGGGCGGCCTCGGCAACGACGTGCTCGCCAGTATCCAGCGCCTCGACATCGGCCTCGGTTTCGAAAGCGGTCTGTCGGTCGTGCTGCTCGCGATCATTCTCGACCGCATCACCGAAAGCTTCGGCCGTGCGCCGGGCACCGTGAAGGCGCCGCTGTTCTCGGGTCTCAAGCAGCTGTTTCGCGTGAAGGCTGCGCCCGCACAGGCCTGACCCCCAGCGGCCGGAGCAACCCGGTCGCTTACCCTGAATATAAATAATGGCTTCCGCGGCTTCGGCCGCGGGGCTGGCCCCCTGCAACCTCCTCGCCAGGAGACCGATGTGACGTCCGCCGTCGCTGTCGCGCCCGCTGCCTGCGTTTCACCGGTTTCGTCCCTCGCCCATTTCGGCTTCCTGACGCTGCCGAACTTCTCGATGATCGCGTTCTCGAGCGCCGTCGAAGTGCTTCGGATGGCGAACTACGTCGGGCGTGCCGATCACTACCAGTGGTCGATCTACTCGCTCGACGGCAGCCCGGTGCACGCCAGCAACGGCATCGCGGTACGGCCCACGCAGGCGCTCGACTACACGAACCTGCCCGACGTGATGATCGTCTGCGGCGGCATCCGCATCCGCGACGTGGTCGACGAAGGCGCACGCGATACGCTCGCGGCGCTCGCCGAACGCGGCCTGCCGCTCGGCGGCATCTGCACGGGCGCGTATGCACTGATGTCGAGCGGGCTGCTCGACGGCTATCGCTGCACCGTGCACTGGGAGAACCTGTCCGCGCTGCATGCCGAGTTTCCGCAAGTCGGGTTCGCCGACGAACTGTTCGTCGTCGACCGCGACCGGCTGACCTGCACCGGCGGCACCGCGCCGCTGGACCTGATGCTGAACCTCGTCGGCATGCGGTTCGGCCAGCAGCTGGCCGCACAGGTGTCCGAGCAGTTCATCCTCGAGCGCATCCGCAGCTCGACCGATACGCAGCCGATTCCGGTCGATGCGCGCGTCGGCTTCTCGCGCGCCGAGCTGATCGAGGTCGTGCGGCTGATGGAGGCGAACATCGAGGAGCCGCTGTCGCTCGAGGAGCTCGCGCGGCTCGTGCGGCTGTCGCAGCGGCATCTGCAGCGCATGTTCAAGGTGTACCTGAACGTGTCGCCGACCCACTATTACCTGACGCTGCGCCTGAAGCGCGCGCGCGACCTGCTGCGCACGACCGACGCGTCGATCGCGCGCGTGACGACGGTCTGCGGTTTTCATTCGCCCTGCCATTTCAGTAAGGCCTACCGTGCGCAGTTCGGCCACGCGCCGAGCTACGAGCGCCGGTTGCCGGGGCGCTGACCGACCCTAAGGTCCGCGACGCCGCCGGGATCGTGGCGCGCGGCTTCAATAAACGATCCCGCATTCAAGCAAACGACATCACTTTGAGGAGAAGCAAGATGAAGCGCCTATTGATCGCAGCGGTGTGCGGGATCGGGATAACCGCGCCGATGTCGGCCGTGTATGCGGCCGACCCGCCCGTGTGCAAGAACGTGCGCTTCGCGGACGTCGGCTGGTCCGACATCGCGGCGACCACGGGCCTCGCGTCGACGATGCTGCAGGGCCTCGGCTACAGCCCGACGAAGACGATCGCCTCGGTGCCGATCACGTTCGCCGGCATCAAGAGCAAGCAGATCGACGTGTTCCTCGGCTACTGGTCGCCGACGATGGACCCGATCATCCAGCCGTTCACGAAGGCCGGCCAGATCAAGGTGCTTTCGACGCCGAACCTGACCGGCGCGAAATACACGCTCGCGGTGCCCGACTACGTGTACCAGGGTGGCCTGAAGTCGTTCGCGGATATTCAGAAGTACGCGGACAAGCTGAACGGCAAGATCTACGGGATCGAACCGGGCAACGACGGCAACCTGCTGATCAAGAAGATGATCGACGGTAACCAGTTCGGCCTCGGCAAGTTCAAGATGGTCGAGTCGAGCGAGGCCGGGATGCTGGTCGAGGTGAATCGCGCGATCCGCGACAAGCAGTGGATCGTGTTCCTTGGCTGGGAACCGCATCCGATGAACGTGCAGATGAAGATCGACTACCTGACCGGCGGCGACGACGTGTTCGGCCCGAACTACGGCGAAGCGAAGGTGCTGACGGCGACGCCGCCCGACTACGCGCAGCGCTGCCCGAACGTCGCGAAGTTCGTGTCGAACCTGCAGTTCACGACGTCGATCGAGAACCACGTGATGATGCCGATCATGAACAAGGAAGATCCGAACAAGGCGGCGGCCGAGTGGCTGAAGGCGAACCCGCAGGCGCTCGACAAGTGGCTCGCGGGCGTCACGACGCTCGACGGCAAGCCGGGCCTGCCGGCGGTGAAGGCTTATCTCGGCGTGCATTGAACGACGTGATTGAGCGATCGTCAGGTCCGCAATCGGCTTGACGGACTGGCGCCCCCTTCATCTCGGGAAGGTCCCGGGATGCGGGGGGCGTCGGCGTGCTGGTCCGGCCTGTTCAGGTCGGATTGTTCGCATCGGGCATCAAGCATCAGGCATCAGGCATCAGGCATCAGGCAACGGCATGCATGAGCCACGCCTGGATGCTTCGAACCACGTCGCTCCAGTCACCTTCCCGGGTTTGCCGCAAAGCGGTCGCCTGCCTGATCCACGGGCTCGTCGTTCCCTCGACTCCCCAACGCCAATCGCCACAGGTGTGGGTCGGTACACACGTCCGCATGCCCATCATGGCCGCCAGATTGGCGACGCCTGAATCCACCGCGACCACGGCGTCCAGTTGAGCCATGCATGCCGCCGTGTCGCCAAAATCCCGAATCACCGGCTGGTAGTGACTGACATTGCTGGCCGGCGTGCCTGCCAGCGCCACGGCAGCGGGATGATGCAGATTCACGAAATGCAGGCATTCCGCCATGGAAGGGTGCTCCACGATCTCGTTGATCGCATCGAGCGGCAGGCTGCGGCGGCTGGCCCAGCACCTGACGATGGCGCCCTTTTCGGGCCAGTGTCGTTGAACGCAATCCCAAAACAGTCCGATCAGCTTCTTCCCCGGATGCTTGTCGCGCAGTTGCGCGGCCCATTCGGCCGCGATTCGCTGCTTTTGCGGCGGCACCCGGATATAGGGCGCGAACCATTGTTCCGGCACGCGCGTCTGCCGGGCTTTCAGCATGGGCAAATGGAGCAGTGTTGCATGCAGGTCCGGCGCGAACCCGTCTGCCAATGATTGCAGTTCACGGGGCAATGGCGCATGAAACTGCAGCGGATTGGGTGCGGCGACGACCTCGCAATGCGGCAGTGACGCCTGCATGAGCGCATGGTTCTGCGGATGGCAGGTGAGCATGACGTGCGCGCCTGCCGCCAGCCAATCGGGCACGCAGGCTGCCAGGAGAAAGTTGTCGCCGAATCCGTGTTCGTGCGTGATCAGGACACGCTTGCCGCGCACATCCGATTCACCGTCCCATGCCGGGATGTCGATCGGGCGGTAATTGGCGGACAGGCGCGGAACGTCATCGCGCATGCGCCAATAGGCGAAGCCGCGCGGATCGCCGGCCTTGAGCATCGCCTCGCCCATCGCGAACCCGATCGATGCGGTCATTTCGGCATGGCCTGATTCGGCCATCCGAAAGGCTTCGTCGAGCAACCGGATGGCCTGTGGGAGATCGCCGGCCATCATCAGGCTCATGCCCAGTCGCAAGCGGTAGAGTTCGGGGCGGTTGTGCCGCGACGGATCACGTCGCCATGTATCGGCGGCTTCGACATACCGGCCCAGCAGGTAGAGCGCATCGGCACGTCGCGCAATGAACACGGCGTCGTGCGGATCGAGCGCCAGCGCGCGGTCGGCCCAGGGAAGCATGTCCTCCTCGCGCCGGAGGGCGGTCAGCAGGTCGCAGATGCGATGCAGCAGCGCGGGATCATGCGAAGCGCCTGCGTATTGCGTCTGCGCGACATGCAATTGCTGTTCGAGGTCGACCATGACGATTCGGCTCCGGTGTGCGCGGCCACCGTGCGGGACAGGCGTAACGTGAACCTGCGCGGGCAGGATGCCGAGGGTGGAAATCGCGAGGCCGGCACCTTGTCGGTGCTTCGATGCCGGCCGTGTCGTCGAAGGCGCTCGCTAGACGTGGAACGAGCCGTCGAAGATGACCGTGTCGTCGAACCGAATCGTTCCGGACGAAAACACTAGGTCCAGATGATGGCTGCCACGTTCACCGCCACCGAGGCCGAGGTGCAGCCCGGGGTGGCGTTCTTCGAAACTCGCATTGCGTCCATGCAGCCGGACGTTCAGGTTCGTACCAATCCCGAACTCTTCGACAATCCGGTTTCCCGCACATTTATCCAGATATAACTTGAGGTCGTCCTCGAGCTGTCGATTGGCCGATTCGACGCTGGTCACCTGGCCCCGATCGATCCAGATGTGCAATATCGGGTCGATGACGCCGTACTTGATGGCGAAGGGCACCGTGCTCAGGAAGGTGCCGCCGAATACGACGTTGCCGGTCAGGTCGGGTACCCGGGTCGCCACTTCGCCTGGCATCAAATCGTAGTGGTTGCGGCCATCCAGGCTTTTCCAGGTCTGATCCAGCGTTCCGTGCAGCGAGCCGCCCAAACCGTCGTGAAATTGCACGCGCCGGGCG
This window of the Burkholderia lata genome carries:
- the choW gene encoding choline ABC transporter permease subunit gives rise to the protein MSEMIPLGTWVDQSVHYLLDHDAKTFDAIGQAIEGLAAFVEHGLQAIPMWMMMAIFIGIGLWRVGWRFALFTTASLLLIFATGFWDQTVITLGLTLSSTIISLVLGIPLGIWAAKSKWVAAIVRPILDLMQTMPAFVYLIPAAMLFGLGRVPGILSTVIFAMPPAVRLTSLGIRHVNREIVEAGQAFGCTPWQLLYKVQFPNALPSIMQGVNQTIMMALSMVIIASMVGAGGLGNDVLASIQRLDIGLGFESGLSVVLLAIILDRITESFGRAPGTVKAPLFSGLKQLFRVKAAPAQA
- a CDS encoding GlxA family transcriptional regulator translates to MTSAVAVAPAACVSPVSSLAHFGFLTLPNFSMIAFSSAVEVLRMANYVGRADHYQWSIYSLDGSPVHASNGIAVRPTQALDYTNLPDVMIVCGGIRIRDVVDEGARDTLAALAERGLPLGGICTGAYALMSSGLLDGYRCTVHWENLSALHAEFPQVGFADELFVVDRDRLTCTGGTAPLDLMLNLVGMRFGQQLAAQVSEQFILERIRSSTDTQPIPVDARVGFSRAELIEVVRLMEANIEEPLSLEELARLVRLSQRHLQRMFKVYLNVSPTHYYLTLRLKRARDLLRTTDASIARVTTVCGFHSPCHFSKAYRAQFGHAPSYERRLPGR
- a CDS encoding choline ABC transporter substrate-binding protein translates to MKRLLIAAVCGIGITAPMSAVYAADPPVCKNVRFADVGWSDIAATTGLASTMLQGLGYSPTKTIASVPITFAGIKSKQIDVFLGYWSPTMDPIIQPFTKAGQIKVLSTPNLTGAKYTLAVPDYVYQGGLKSFADIQKYADKLNGKIYGIEPGNDGNLLIKKMIDGNQFGLGKFKMVESSEAGMLVEVNRAIRDKQWIVFLGWEPHPMNVQMKIDYLTGGDDVFGPNYGEAKVLTATPPDYAQRCPNVAKFVSNLQFTTSIENHVMMPIMNKEDPNKAAAEWLKANPQALDKWLAGVTTLDGKPGLPAVKAYLGVH
- a CDS encoding bacterial transcriptional activator domain-containing protein, which codes for MVDLEQQLHVAQTQYAGASHDPALLHRICDLLTALRREEDMLPWADRALALDPHDAVFIARRADALYLLGRYVEAADTWRRDPSRHNRPELYRLRLGMSLMMAGDLPQAIRLLDEAFRMAESGHAEMTASIGFAMGEAMLKAGDPRGFAYWRMRDDVPRLSANYRPIDIPAWDGESDVRGKRVLITHEHGFGDNFLLAACVPDWLAAGAHVMLTCHPQNHALMQASLPHCEVVAAPNPLQFHAPLPRELQSLADGFAPDLHATLLHLPMLKARQTRVPEQWFAPYIRVPPQKQRIAAEWAAQLRDKHPGKKLIGLFWDCVQRHWPEKGAIVRCWASRRSLPLDAINEIVEHPSMAECLHFVNLHHPAAVALAGTPASNVSHYQPVIRDFGDTAACMAQLDAVVAVDSGVANLAAMMGMRTCVPTHTCGDWRWGVEGTTSPWIRQATALRQTREGDWSDVVRSIQAWLMHAVA
- a CDS encoding leucyl aminopeptidase is translated as MMQKSAPGANILVGSDKSQKNTAQSIIRHCPEKLEYSFTYVELDTEDHEQVIREIDRCDMFIFMYDSSIRSDINPHGPSFIPPLKPKMAEHWKKSVLLREYGEFFKEAFSESIDDIAVRNERIIAAAQRARRVQFHDGLGGSLHGTLDQTWKSLDGRNHYDLMPGEVATRVPDLTGNVVFGGTFLSTVPFAIKYGVIDPILHIWIDRGQVTSVESANRQLEDDLKLYLDKCAGNRIVEEFGIGTNLNVRLHGRNASFEERHPGLHLGLGGGERGSHHLDLVFSSGTIRFDDTVIFDGSFHV